A section of the Streptobacillus felis genome encodes:
- the scpB gene encoding SMC-Scp complex subunit ScpB: MKSDLEAILFISKESISLLELSSFFKVNEDEMKKVIEELVLEYKDKGINVCFENDEVFLKTNALKGEVIKNFFTPELKLRKLSKSAFEVLAVIAYKGPITKSEIEEIRSSGADHIIPILLEKKLIYVSGKKKALGNPNLYEVTQDFYAYLGIKDKEELLEFDKSNWLVKRKDEDENK; the protein is encoded by the coding sequence ATGAAATCGGATTTAGAAGCTATCTTATTTATCTCTAAAGAAAGTATAAGTCTTTTAGAATTATCATCTTTTTTTAAGGTAAATGAAGATGAAATGAAAAAAGTTATAGAAGAATTAGTATTAGAATATAAAGATAAGGGAATAAATGTATGTTTTGAAAATGATGAAGTATTTTTAAAAACTAATGCTTTAAAAGGTGAGGTTATTAAAAATTTCTTCACACCAGAACTTAAATTAAGAAAATTATCTAAATCAGCATTTGAGGTTTTAGCAGTAATAGCATATAAAGGGCCTATTACAAAATCTGAGATTGAAGAAATTAGAAGTTCTGGAGCAGATCACATTATTCCTATATTACTTGAAAAGAAGTTAATATATGTAAGTGGTAAGAAAAAGGCTTTAGGTAATCCTAACTTATATGAAGTAACACAGGATTTCTATGCATATTTAGGTATAAAAGATAAAGAGGAATTACTTGAATTTGATAAAAGTAATTGGTTGGTAAAAAGAAAGGATGAAGATGAGAATAAATAA